From Salvia splendens isolate huo1 chromosome 3, SspV2, whole genome shotgun sequence, a single genomic window includes:
- the LOC121795870 gene encoding protein TIME FOR COFFEE-like isoform X4 — protein sequence MDRNREARRASIVGSNGFNRRRHRTNSLRDSPDEDTGLELQESVRLRDRVKKDRDRERERDRERERERERERERDRERDLRERSSRSKRRRGGDETSEESVNDEEDDEDEDNAAGGVRLLSQAVGSVPNHHHGGHSTGSFSQPQQNNNSNSNTVSSNHHLQHRKSFPPTSSTAAKISRVPPVWKSGDETISASVPRKARSASTKRSHDWISISSNNNSGGGVSGGEPNLGSSPARQGVGVGTAPTPLPAAPISPSSSNAMRKKLKQTVNNSAPKLKPPKVAAAAASKPSSSNPEELEIEIAEVLYGLMTRSQAPSSKKEESREINRLSSDVKSHNSSPISNSTSASNLNLGANSGPLSAVPPKRKRPRQMPENSSYGVRSSPVPAKLEADQTPKSEISSLTTEKSGSAAENMYEAAADLVDPQTQAAVEPAALKAEGSVSEMKPVSEELRESKDSVGKEEMKSPKEKDSVAVRAEVSQNGDSPAAVAATTKTNSTAMEMENGKEEKFEIDLMAPPPQAKPSPEKEGKIDLRDSPVEQKPVVQVTDANSRDQADENCKSGSGRDEEKKLLKEAESKERNVDLHLDLEKSERDIGHGDGVTAANKSQSALKPTEKSGHSTSSLPLPMPMGNWPGGLPPMGRYMAPLQGVVSMEGGPVAPAHIQPMFTQPRPKRCATHCHIARNIHYLQQFMKMNPFWPGPAGSASLFGSKPCNLNVIPGLELHGNVAVRGAQDKAQNVPNHVGKEKGSQPASTSDSAQRKPQILIQQALPPVAPSNMLGPTFIFPLNQQQPRPSGAKSPAAGVSSNTGGSGVTNSTSAPAVSFNYSNMPSNETQYLAILQNNGYPFPIPAAAVGGPPNYRGTPAQALPLFNGSFYSSQMIHPSQLQHAQPPSIQSQLMQAHQNASPSSGGSSNSQKHLQGQHPRTQTGAGISSGSGTASLQNMSSLKSQPSQQQSHSQYVHQSRARHLEGEPSREDSPSTTDSRGSRASMNIYGQNFAMPMHPQNFGLMTHPATLAGAASATSASSNHADKKGHQSQQVSKTGPESLPPSHGFAMSFGTINGTSGGPGIDMTSVAQNHAMFQSSSEATRQNIQLIAAAQAAQKKTIRISDDTKSGGVDSNTTEDERKILTGKAMDVGGQQSIAFARSDLADGHVSSIQTNVIESSTRSLNASSGASRSSRSNAVNVQNAHSIQVQLQQQQTLQLKQQQLHQQLQQQQQQQHHHQQQQQQQQQQQQHQQQQQQQQQQQQLQQQLQQQLAANSVSLQQHMTANAVSRQQHFNSSSAMGLKFPSGLSGFPTNLVKSNSSSPSQSPQWKGPGRTSTPQTPSVTTTSLKNLPQQHARTRAPMHAQISFGGNQKPSTGSQGQVHPSNNQTSSSPMMVGSPTTSSVSKGASGSPRTTSSASTNNKTGTGHASSLLTQPTKNPTSVSNQKSPSILGNLHVASASSGSVQKPQLQHQSQQQMPKTMQQQLFFSNPYTQSQSQHSASKSSSTPSSSGYYMPRRQPDQHQQSPGAPVTSAGSLSLCTPVTLGGANTNDPATAIAAATANAKGGGLPSQGIINAPQFASQAAGNLLPAGFPYVHPVPAAVQVKPTEQKQPAA from the exons ATGGACAGAAACAGAGAAGCCAGAAGAGCTAGTATCGTCGGCTCCAATGGCTTCAATCGCCGCCGCCATCGAACTAACAGTCTCAGAGACTCTCCAG ATGAAGATACAGGTCTGGAGTTGCAGGAATCCGTGAGGTTAAGAGATCGAGTGAAGAAGGATCGGGAtcgagagagggagagggatagagagagagaaagggagagagagagggaaagggagagggatagagagagagatttgagaGAAAGGTCTAGCCGGAGTAAGAGGAGAAGAGGTGGAGACGAAACTTCAGAAGAGAGCGtcaatgatgaagaagacgACGAAGATGAAGACAACGCCGCTGGAGGCGTGAGATTGTTGTCGCAGGCGGTGGGTTCCGTCCCAAACCACCATCACGGCGGCCATAGCACTGGTAGTTTTAGTCAACCACAACAGAACAACAACAGCAATAGTAACACTGTGAGCAGCAATCACCATCTCCAACACAGAAAAAGCTTCCCTCCCACTTCTTCAACGGCGGCCAAGATTTCTAGAGTGCCGCCGGTTTGGAAATCCGGCGATGAAACGATAAGCGCCTCCGTTCCTAGAAAGGCACGTTCCG CATCCACGAAGAGGTCTCACGATTGGATTTCAATCAGCAGCAACAACAACAGCGGCGGCGGAGTTTCAGGTGGAGAGCCGAATCTCGGGAGCTCTCCGGCGAGACAAGGCGTCGGCGTTGGGACGGCGCCGACGCCTTTGCCGGCGGCTCCTATATCTCCCTCTTCTTCCAATGCCATGAGAAAGAAGCTT AAGCAGACGGTGAACAACTCCGCTCCGAAGCTGAAGCCGCCTAAGGTGGCGGCCGCGGCTGCGTCGAAGCCGAGCTCTTCGAATCCGGAAGAGTTGGAGATTGAAATCGCCGAGGTGTTGTACGGCTTGATGACTCGGTCACAAGCCCCTTCATCCAAGAAGGAGGAGTCGAGAGAAATCAACAGATTAAGCAGCGATGTGAAATCACATAATTCATCGCCGATTTCTAATTCTACTTCGGCCAGTAATCTCAATTTGGGTGCCAATTCTGGGCCCCTTTCAGCCGTCC CTCCAAAGAGAAAGAGGCCGCGGCAGATGCCTGAAAACTCAAGCTACGGCGTTCGGAGCAGCCCAGTTCCGGCGAAGCTTGAAGCGGATCAGACGCCGAAGAGCGAGATTTCATCTCTAACTACCGAGAAATCTGGTTCCGCAGCTGAAAATATGTACGAAGCTGCTGCCGATTTGGTCGATCCACAGACGCAAGCAGCGGTGGAGCCGGCTGCGCTGAAGGCGGAGGGATCAGTGTCGGAGATGAAGCCTGTATCTGAAGAATTAAGGGAGAGCAAGGATTCGGTTGGGAAGGAAGAGATGAAGTCGCCGAAAGAGAAAGATTCTGTGGCGGTGAGAGCGGAGGTTAGCCAAAACGGAGATTCaccggcggcggtggcggcgacTACTAAAAC CAATTCTACGGCAATGGAGATGGAGAATGGGAAGGAAGAGAAATTTGAAATAGATCTGATG GCGCCGCCGCCACAAGCTAAACCTTCTCCAGAAAAAGAAGGAAAGATCGATTTGAGGGATTCGCCAGTGGAACAGAAGCCTGTTGTTCAGGTCACTGATGCT AACTCGAGAGATCAAGCCGACGAAAATTGCAAAAGTGGAAGTGGGAGGGATGAAGAAAAGAAGCTTCTAAAAGAAGCCGAATCGAAGGAGAGGAATGTTGATTTGCATCTCGATTTGGAGAAGTCTGAAAGGGACATTGGCCACGGAGATGGAGTTACTGCAGCAAACAAATCGCAGTCAGCGTTGAAGCCCACAGAGAAATCTG GTCATTCAACAAGCTCTTTACCGCTGCCAATGCCCATGGGAAACTGGCCTGGTGGGCTTCCTCCGATGGG CAGATATATGGCCCCATTGCAAGGAGTTGTATCGATGGAGGGTGGTCCAGTTGCTCCTGCACATATTCAG CCGATGTTCACTCAGCCCCGACCAAAACGCTGTGCTACACATTGCCACATTGCTAGGAACATACATTACCTCCAGCAGTTCATGAAGATGAACCCCTTCTGGCCTGGACCTGCTGGCTCAGCTTCTTTATTTGGGTCGAAGCCTTGCAATCTCAACGTCATACCCGGGCTGGAGTTGCACGGCAATGTTGCTGTTAGAGGCGCGCAGGATAAGGCCCAGAATGTCCCCAATCATGTTGGGAAGGAGAAGGGTTCTCAACCGGCCAGTACGTCTGATTCTGCTCAGAGAAAGCCACAGATTCTAATCCAGCAAGCGTTGCCTCCCGTCGCTCCTAGTAATATGCTG GGGCCTACTTTCATCTTCCCCTTGAACCAGCAGCAGCCACGGCCTAGTGGGGCGAAATCTCCGGCTGCTGGGGTTTCGTCCAACACTGGTGGCTCTGGTGTTACGAATTCCACTTCAGCACCTGCAGTGAGTTTCAACTACTCGAATATGCCTTCTAATGAGACACAGTATTTGGCGATCCTACAGAACAACGGGTACCCGTTTCCCATACCGGCTGCTGCTGTAGGGGGACCCCCGAATTACAGGGGTACACCAGCCCAGGCGCTGCCTTTGTTCAATGGTTCATTCTATTCTTCACAGATGATTCATCCTTCACAACTTCAGCACGCTCAGCCACCATCCATCCAGTCACAGTTGATGCAAGCTCACCAAAATGCAAGCCCATCAAGTGGTGGTTCCTCGAATTCACAGAAGCATTTGCAGGGGCAGCATCCGAGAACGCAAACTGGTGCTGGCATCTCCAGTGGTTCTGGAACTGCTAGCTTGCAAAACATGTCGTCCCTGAAATCACAGCCATCCCAGCAACAGAGTCACAGCCAATACGTGCACCAATCACGGGCAAGACACCTTGAGGGCGAACCGAGTAGGGAAGACAGCCCGTCAACAACTGATAGCCGGGGGTCTCGAGCCTCGATGAATATCTATGGCCAGAATTTTGCGATGCCAATGCACCCACAGAATTTTGGGTTGATGACTCATCCAGCCACTTTGGCTGGTGCTGCTAGTGCTACCAGCGCGAGTAGTAATCATGCTGACAAGAAAGGGCATCAGTCGCAGCAGGTATCAAAGACAGGACCGGAGTCATTGCCTCCAAGTCATGGCTTCGCGATGAGTTTTGGTACTATCAATGGAACTAGTGGTGGCCCAGGCATTGATATGACATCTGTGGCTCAGAATCACGCCATGTTTCAGAGCTCCTCAGAAGCCACGCGACAGAATATCCAGTTGATTGCTGCTGCTCAGGCTGCACAAAAGAAGACCATCCGAATCTCTGATGATACCAAATCTGGCGGTGTAGATTCCAATACCACAGAAGACGAACGCAAGATCTTGACGGGAAAGGCTATGGATGTTGGTGGGCAGCAATCGATTGCATTTGCAAGGTCGGACTTGGCTGATGGGCATGTTTCGTCAATTCAGACGAACGTGATTGAGAGCTCCACACGGTCTCTAAATGCTTCGTCTGGTGCATCTCGCAGCTCCCGTTCTAATGCCGTGAATGTTCAGAATGCTCACAGCATTCAAGTTCAACTTCAGCAACAGCAAACACTGCAGCTCAAGCAGCAGCAGTTACATCAGCAGCTACAACAACAGCAACAGCAGCAGCACCACCACCAACAACAACAGCAACAGCAACAGCAACAGCAGCAGCACCAACAACAGCAACAGCAACAACAGCAGCAACAACAGCTGCAGCAGCAATTGCAGCAACAACTGGCAGCAAATTCAGTTAGTCTGCAGCAGCACATGACAGCAAATGCAGTTAGTCGACAGCAGCATTTCAATTCATCTTCAGCCATGGGTTTGAAGTTTCCGAGTGGCCTCTCTGGTTTCCCAACAAATCTTGTAAAGAGCAACAGCAGCAGCCCATCTCAGTCCCCTCAGTGGAAAGGCCCTGGTAGAACTTCAACCCCACAAACCCCTTCTGTAACCACGACCTCGCTAAAAAACCTTCCCCAGCAGCATGCTCGGACTCGAGCCCCGATGCATGCTCAAATATCCTTTGGAGGGAATCAGAAACCATCAACAGGCTCACAAGGTCAAGTGCATCCCAGCAACAACCAGACTTCGTCTTCCCCTATGATGGTAGGCTCTCCCACGACCTCTTCCGTCTCCAAAGGAGCCAGTGGGAGCCCTAGAACAACTTCATCTGCTTCTACGAACAACAAAACGGGAACGGGTCATGCTTCGTCCTTGTTAACACAGCCAACCAAGAACCCAACATCCGTTTCTAACCAGAAGTCTCCATCAATTCTGGGAAACCTTCATGTAGCTTCAGCCTCTTCTGGCAGTGTACAGAAACCTCAATTGCAACACCAGTCTCAGCAACAAATGCCTAAAACAATGCAGCAACAGTTGTTCTTCTCAAATCCGTATACTCAATCCCAATCTCAACATTCTGCCAGTAAAAGCTCGTCCACACCCAGTTCCAGCGGATATTATATGCCACGAAGACAGCCAGACCAACACCAGCAGTCACCGGGTGCTCCGGTGACATCGGCTGGGAGTTTATCTTTATGCACTCCTGTCACATTGGGTGGTGCAAACACGAACGATCCAGCTACAGCAATTGCAGCAGCCACTGCTAATGCAAAGGGTGGCGGATTGCCTTCTCAGGGAATAATCAATGCACCGCAGTTTGCCTCGCAGGCTGCTGGGAACCTTTTGCCTGCTGGCTTTCCTTATGTGCATCCCGTTCCAGCTGCTGTTCAGGTGAAGCCTACTGAGCAGAAACAACCTGCTG Cctga
- the LOC121795870 gene encoding protein TIME FOR COFFEE-like isoform X2 — translation MDRNREARRASIVGSNGFNRRRHRTNSLRDSPDEDTGLELQESVRLRDRVKKDRDRERERDRERERERERERERDRERDLRERSSRSKRRRGGDETSEESVNDEEDDEDEDNAAGGVRLLSQAVGSVPNHHHGGHSTGSFSQPQQNNNSNSNTVSSNHHLQHRKSFPPTSSTAAKISRVPPVWKSGDETISASVPRKARSASTKRSHDWISISSNNNSGGGVSGGEPNLGSSPARQGVGVGTAPTPLPAAPISPSSSNAMRKKLKQTVNNSAPKLKPPKVAAAAASKPSSSNPEELEIEIAEVLYGLMTRSQAPSSKKEESREINRLSSDVKSHNSSPISNSTSASNLNLGANSGPLSAVPPKRKRPRQMPENSSYGVRSSPVPAKLEADQTPKSEISSLTTEKSGSAAENMYEAAADLVDPQTQAAVEPAALKAEGSVSEMKPVSEELRESKDSVGKEEMKSPKEKDSVAVRAEVSQNGDSPAAVAATTKTNSTAMEMENGKEEKFEIDLMAPPPQAKPSPEKEGKIDLRDSPVEQKPVVQVTDANSRDQADENCKSGSGRDEEKKLLKEAESKERNVDLHLDLEKSERDIGHGDGVTAANKSQSALKPTEKSGHSTSSLPLPMPMGNWPGGLPPMGYMAPLQGVVSMEGGPVAPAHIQPMFTQPRPKRCATHCHIARNIHYLQQFMKMNPFWPGPAGSASLFGSKPCNLNVIPGLELHGNVAVRGAQDKAQNVPNHVGKEKGSQPASTSDSAQRKPQILIQQALPPVAPSNMLGPTFIFPLNQQQPRPSGAKSPAAGVSSNTGGSGVTNSTSAPAVSFNYSNMPSNETQYLAILQNNGYPFPIPAAAVGGPPNYRGTPAQALPLFNGSFYSSQMIHPSQLQHAQPPSIQSQLMQAHQNASPSSGGSSNSQKHLQGQHPRTQTGAGISSGSGTASLQNMSSLKSQPSQQQSHSQYVHQSRARHLEGEPSREDSPSTTDSRGSRASMNIYGQNFAMPMHPQNFGLMTHPATLAGAASATSASSNHADKKGHQSQQVSKTGPESLPPSHGFAMSFGTINGTSGGPGIDMTSVAQNHAMFQSSSEATRQNIQLIAAAQAAQKKTIRISDDTKSGGVDSNTTEDERKILTGKAMDVGGQQSIAFARSDLADGHVSSIQTNVIESSTRSLNASSGASRSSRSNAVNVQNAHSIQVQLQQQQTLQLKQQQLHQQLQQQQQQQHHHQQQQQQQQQQQQHQQQQQQQQQQQQLQQQLQQQLAANSVSLQQHMTANAVSRQQHFNSSSAMGLKFPSGLSGFPTNLVKSNSSSPSQSPQWKGPGRTSTPQTPSVTTTSLKNLPQQHARTRAPMHAQISFGGNQKPSTGSQGQVHPSNNQTSSSPMMVGSPTTSSVSKGASGSPRTTSSASTNNKTGTGHASSLLTQPTKNPTSVSNQKSPSILGNLHVASASSGSVQKPQLQHQSQQQMPKTMQQQLFFSNPYTQSQSQHSASKSSSTPSSSGYYMPRRQPDQHQQSPGAPVTSAGSLSLCTPVTLGGANTNDPATAIAAATANAKGGGLPSQGIINAPQFASQAAGNLLPAGFPYVHPVPAAVQVKPTEQKQPAGNDNLNPWQPEKK, via the exons ATGGACAGAAACAGAGAAGCCAGAAGAGCTAGTATCGTCGGCTCCAATGGCTTCAATCGCCGCCGCCATCGAACTAACAGTCTCAGAGACTCTCCAG ATGAAGATACAGGTCTGGAGTTGCAGGAATCCGTGAGGTTAAGAGATCGAGTGAAGAAGGATCGGGAtcgagagagggagagggatagagagagagaaagggagagagagagggaaagggagagggatagagagagagatttgagaGAAAGGTCTAGCCGGAGTAAGAGGAGAAGAGGTGGAGACGAAACTTCAGAAGAGAGCGtcaatgatgaagaagacgACGAAGATGAAGACAACGCCGCTGGAGGCGTGAGATTGTTGTCGCAGGCGGTGGGTTCCGTCCCAAACCACCATCACGGCGGCCATAGCACTGGTAGTTTTAGTCAACCACAACAGAACAACAACAGCAATAGTAACACTGTGAGCAGCAATCACCATCTCCAACACAGAAAAAGCTTCCCTCCCACTTCTTCAACGGCGGCCAAGATTTCTAGAGTGCCGCCGGTTTGGAAATCCGGCGATGAAACGATAAGCGCCTCCGTTCCTAGAAAGGCACGTTCCG CATCCACGAAGAGGTCTCACGATTGGATTTCAATCAGCAGCAACAACAACAGCGGCGGCGGAGTTTCAGGTGGAGAGCCGAATCTCGGGAGCTCTCCGGCGAGACAAGGCGTCGGCGTTGGGACGGCGCCGACGCCTTTGCCGGCGGCTCCTATATCTCCCTCTTCTTCCAATGCCATGAGAAAGAAGCTT AAGCAGACGGTGAACAACTCCGCTCCGAAGCTGAAGCCGCCTAAGGTGGCGGCCGCGGCTGCGTCGAAGCCGAGCTCTTCGAATCCGGAAGAGTTGGAGATTGAAATCGCCGAGGTGTTGTACGGCTTGATGACTCGGTCACAAGCCCCTTCATCCAAGAAGGAGGAGTCGAGAGAAATCAACAGATTAAGCAGCGATGTGAAATCACATAATTCATCGCCGATTTCTAATTCTACTTCGGCCAGTAATCTCAATTTGGGTGCCAATTCTGGGCCCCTTTCAGCCGTCC CTCCAAAGAGAAAGAGGCCGCGGCAGATGCCTGAAAACTCAAGCTACGGCGTTCGGAGCAGCCCAGTTCCGGCGAAGCTTGAAGCGGATCAGACGCCGAAGAGCGAGATTTCATCTCTAACTACCGAGAAATCTGGTTCCGCAGCTGAAAATATGTACGAAGCTGCTGCCGATTTGGTCGATCCACAGACGCAAGCAGCGGTGGAGCCGGCTGCGCTGAAGGCGGAGGGATCAGTGTCGGAGATGAAGCCTGTATCTGAAGAATTAAGGGAGAGCAAGGATTCGGTTGGGAAGGAAGAGATGAAGTCGCCGAAAGAGAAAGATTCTGTGGCGGTGAGAGCGGAGGTTAGCCAAAACGGAGATTCaccggcggcggtggcggcgacTACTAAAAC CAATTCTACGGCAATGGAGATGGAGAATGGGAAGGAAGAGAAATTTGAAATAGATCTGATG GCGCCGCCGCCACAAGCTAAACCTTCTCCAGAAAAAGAAGGAAAGATCGATTTGAGGGATTCGCCAGTGGAACAGAAGCCTGTTGTTCAGGTCACTGATGCT AACTCGAGAGATCAAGCCGACGAAAATTGCAAAAGTGGAAGTGGGAGGGATGAAGAAAAGAAGCTTCTAAAAGAAGCCGAATCGAAGGAGAGGAATGTTGATTTGCATCTCGATTTGGAGAAGTCTGAAAGGGACATTGGCCACGGAGATGGAGTTACTGCAGCAAACAAATCGCAGTCAGCGTTGAAGCCCACAGAGAAATCTG GTCATTCAACAAGCTCTTTACCGCTGCCAATGCCCATGGGAAACTGGCCTGGTGGGCTTCCTCCGATGGG ATATATGGCCCCATTGCAAGGAGTTGTATCGATGGAGGGTGGTCCAGTTGCTCCTGCACATATTCAG CCGATGTTCACTCAGCCCCGACCAAAACGCTGTGCTACACATTGCCACATTGCTAGGAACATACATTACCTCCAGCAGTTCATGAAGATGAACCCCTTCTGGCCTGGACCTGCTGGCTCAGCTTCTTTATTTGGGTCGAAGCCTTGCAATCTCAACGTCATACCCGGGCTGGAGTTGCACGGCAATGTTGCTGTTAGAGGCGCGCAGGATAAGGCCCAGAATGTCCCCAATCATGTTGGGAAGGAGAAGGGTTCTCAACCGGCCAGTACGTCTGATTCTGCTCAGAGAAAGCCACAGATTCTAATCCAGCAAGCGTTGCCTCCCGTCGCTCCTAGTAATATGCTG GGGCCTACTTTCATCTTCCCCTTGAACCAGCAGCAGCCACGGCCTAGTGGGGCGAAATCTCCGGCTGCTGGGGTTTCGTCCAACACTGGTGGCTCTGGTGTTACGAATTCCACTTCAGCACCTGCAGTGAGTTTCAACTACTCGAATATGCCTTCTAATGAGACACAGTATTTGGCGATCCTACAGAACAACGGGTACCCGTTTCCCATACCGGCTGCTGCTGTAGGGGGACCCCCGAATTACAGGGGTACACCAGCCCAGGCGCTGCCTTTGTTCAATGGTTCATTCTATTCTTCACAGATGATTCATCCTTCACAACTTCAGCACGCTCAGCCACCATCCATCCAGTCACAGTTGATGCAAGCTCACCAAAATGCAAGCCCATCAAGTGGTGGTTCCTCGAATTCACAGAAGCATTTGCAGGGGCAGCATCCGAGAACGCAAACTGGTGCTGGCATCTCCAGTGGTTCTGGAACTGCTAGCTTGCAAAACATGTCGTCCCTGAAATCACAGCCATCCCAGCAACAGAGTCACAGCCAATACGTGCACCAATCACGGGCAAGACACCTTGAGGGCGAACCGAGTAGGGAAGACAGCCCGTCAACAACTGATAGCCGGGGGTCTCGAGCCTCGATGAATATCTATGGCCAGAATTTTGCGATGCCAATGCACCCACAGAATTTTGGGTTGATGACTCATCCAGCCACTTTGGCTGGTGCTGCTAGTGCTACCAGCGCGAGTAGTAATCATGCTGACAAGAAAGGGCATCAGTCGCAGCAGGTATCAAAGACAGGACCGGAGTCATTGCCTCCAAGTCATGGCTTCGCGATGAGTTTTGGTACTATCAATGGAACTAGTGGTGGCCCAGGCATTGATATGACATCTGTGGCTCAGAATCACGCCATGTTTCAGAGCTCCTCAGAAGCCACGCGACAGAATATCCAGTTGATTGCTGCTGCTCAGGCTGCACAAAAGAAGACCATCCGAATCTCTGATGATACCAAATCTGGCGGTGTAGATTCCAATACCACAGAAGACGAACGCAAGATCTTGACGGGAAAGGCTATGGATGTTGGTGGGCAGCAATCGATTGCATTTGCAAGGTCGGACTTGGCTGATGGGCATGTTTCGTCAATTCAGACGAACGTGATTGAGAGCTCCACACGGTCTCTAAATGCTTCGTCTGGTGCATCTCGCAGCTCCCGTTCTAATGCCGTGAATGTTCAGAATGCTCACAGCATTCAAGTTCAACTTCAGCAACAGCAAACACTGCAGCTCAAGCAGCAGCAGTTACATCAGCAGCTACAACAACAGCAACAGCAGCAGCACCACCACCAACAACAACAGCAACAGCAACAGCAACAGCAGCAGCACCAACAACAGCAACAGCAACAACAGCAGCAACAACAGCTGCAGCAGCAATTGCAGCAACAACTGGCAGCAAATTCAGTTAGTCTGCAGCAGCACATGACAGCAAATGCAGTTAGTCGACAGCAGCATTTCAATTCATCTTCAGCCATGGGTTTGAAGTTTCCGAGTGGCCTCTCTGGTTTCCCAACAAATCTTGTAAAGAGCAACAGCAGCAGCCCATCTCAGTCCCCTCAGTGGAAAGGCCCTGGTAGAACTTCAACCCCACAAACCCCTTCTGTAACCACGACCTCGCTAAAAAACCTTCCCCAGCAGCATGCTCGGACTCGAGCCCCGATGCATGCTCAAATATCCTTTGGAGGGAATCAGAAACCATCAACAGGCTCACAAGGTCAAGTGCATCCCAGCAACAACCAGACTTCGTCTTCCCCTATGATGGTAGGCTCTCCCACGACCTCTTCCGTCTCCAAAGGAGCCAGTGGGAGCCCTAGAACAACTTCATCTGCTTCTACGAACAACAAAACGGGAACGGGTCATGCTTCGTCCTTGTTAACACAGCCAACCAAGAACCCAACATCCGTTTCTAACCAGAAGTCTCCATCAATTCTGGGAAACCTTCATGTAGCTTCAGCCTCTTCTGGCAGTGTACAGAAACCTCAATTGCAACACCAGTCTCAGCAACAAATGCCTAAAACAATGCAGCAACAGTTGTTCTTCTCAAATCCGTATACTCAATCCCAATCTCAACATTCTGCCAGTAAAAGCTCGTCCACACCCAGTTCCAGCGGATATTATATGCCACGAAGACAGCCAGACCAACACCAGCAGTCACCGGGTGCTCCGGTGACATCGGCTGGGAGTTTATCTTTATGCACTCCTGTCACATTGGGTGGTGCAAACACGAACGATCCAGCTACAGCAATTGCAGCAGCCACTGCTAATGCAAAGGGTGGCGGATTGCCTTCTCAGGGAATAATCAATGCACCGCAGTTTGCCTCGCAGGCTGCTGGGAACCTTTTGCCTGCTGGCTTTCCTTATGTGCATCCCGTTCCAGCTGCTGTTCAGGTGAAGCCTACTGAGCAGAAACAACCTGCTG GAAATGACAATTTAAATCCATGGCAGCctgagaaaaaatga